The window GAGTCTCTAGAACAGCACACATGTTCTCGAGATATCTCCCGCAAGAGGCTGCACACTTATCATTTAGATCAAGGTCAGTGGATATGCCTTTTTCCACCTTCACTACTTTTACATCCTGTCCCCCTATATCTAGGAGGATGAAGTTTTTTAGCTTACTCTGAAAGGACGCCCCGTAGACATGGGCTTTTATCTCGTTTATAGGGGTAAATGTCTCTAAATCTGTGTTATTACGTCCGTATCCTGTAGACACAGCACGGTCTATCTCTTCTATTCCCAGTTTTTTTAGATCAACTAGGATTTTTCCGTCATAGGAGCAGTAGTCCCGATAAAATGAAACTGTGCTCACTTTGAGCTTTTTCAAGAGTTTCATATCTTCCATGACGGCTATTTTTACCTCTCGGCTTCCTAAATCTATTCCTACAACTTTCAATTTTTTCCTCCGCTAACTTTTCAAATCATGAAGCATGTCCAAGAATGCCTCTAGACGAAGTTTCGTCCTGGCAT is drawn from Ilyobacter polytropus DSM 2926 and contains these coding sequences:
- a CDS encoding acyl-CoA dehydratase activase, with the protein product MKVVGIDLGSREVKIAVMEDMKLLKKLKVSTVSFYRDYCSYDGKILVDLKKLGIEEIDRAVSTGYGRNNTDLETFTPINEIKAHVYGASFQSKLKNFILLDIGGQDVKVVKVEKGISTDLDLNDKCAASCGRYLENMCAVLETPLEELSKHHENPVELNSTCAVFSESELIGCIAEGISLDRLCAGVNYSMYKRLKPLLTKFRGRNLVVTGGVARNKAIKKYLKNDYDKITEVNDPQFNGAIGCCYFAHNHMKK